Proteins encoded in a region of the Paramagnetospirillum magneticum AMB-1 genome:
- a CDS encoding patatin-like phospholipase family protein, giving the protein MAIKRAICLAGGGPAVGLSIGALERLHREPDITFDVWSLACIGAWLGIVWNQAERGKEAQTSEAFFRGIFRPDDVYDKFPVAAAFAPDFEAATQNTLNFVLDSNSYRNLVIPEAIKEASEEIVAFTKDPGKWSQANFNALILNQVLAVNPVSRFMTSLMYKSATKGLSRVFYPDSAFLQQIDFKALYQPGRPTLYHNSYNLTDQRLELFSNKDSKYQRISAETLCACSALPYIEEPVTMNGKVYCEGATIDTVNFEDLLTNHPDLDEVWVSRILDRKQIRRPENLYDALNNLVMLFASTTSEDDVKLFKYHLRETGSKVKVIEIPVASNINYDWSWSNLDRSITDGRLAAESVLKAYRRAAPAKADRPKAASAKAAGMSAPMADAASDTVDA; this is encoded by the coding sequence ATGGCCATCAAGCGCGCAATTTGCCTGGCGGGCGGCGGACCCGCCGTCGGATTGTCCATCGGGGCGCTGGAGCGCCTTCACCGTGAGCCCGACATCACGTTCGACGTCTGGAGCCTGGCCTGCATCGGCGCCTGGCTGGGCATCGTCTGGAATCAGGCCGAGAGGGGCAAGGAGGCCCAGACCTCCGAGGCGTTCTTCCGCGGCATCTTCCGGCCCGATGACGTCTACGACAAGTTTCCGGTGGCGGCGGCCTTCGCCCCCGATTTCGAGGCGGCGACCCAGAACACCCTGAATTTCGTGCTGGATTCCAACAGCTATCGCAATCTGGTGATCCCCGAGGCCATCAAGGAGGCGTCAGAGGAAATCGTCGCCTTCACCAAGGACCCCGGCAAGTGGTCCCAGGCCAATTTCAATGCCCTGATCCTCAATCAGGTGCTGGCGGTCAACCCGGTGTCCCGGTTCATGACCAGCCTGATGTACAAGAGCGCCACCAAGGGGCTGTCGCGGGTCTTCTACCCCGACAGCGCCTTCCTGCAGCAGATCGATTTCAAGGCGCTGTATCAGCCCGGCCGCCCGACGCTCTACCACAATTCCTACAACCTGACCGACCAGCGCCTGGAATTGTTCAGCAACAAGGATTCCAAGTATCAGCGAATCTCGGCCGAGACCCTGTGCGCCTGTTCGGCCCTGCCCTACATCGAGGAGCCGGTGACCATGAACGGCAAGGTGTATTGCGAGGGCGCCACCATCGATACCGTCAACTTCGAGGATCTCCTGACCAATCATCCCGATCTGGACGAGGTCTGGGTCAGCCGCATCCTCGACCGCAAGCAGATCCGCCGGCCCGAAAACCTGTATGACGCCCTGAACAACCTGGTGATGCTGTTCGCCTCGACCACCAGCGAGGACGACGTCAAGCTGTTCAAGTACCACCTGCGGGAGACCGGCTCCAAGGTGAAGGTCATCGAGATTCCGGTGGCCTCGAATATCAACTACGACTGGAGCTGGTCCAATCTCGACCGGTCCATCACCGACGGGCGACTGGCTGCGGAGTCTGTACTTAAGGCCTATCGTAGGGCGGCTCCGGCCAAGGCGGATCGGCCCAAGGCGGCTTCGGCCAAGGCCGCAGGCATGTCCGCGCCCATGGCCGACGCGGCGAGTGATACAGTGGACGCCTGA
- a CDS encoding PAS-domain containing protein: protein MHHGAGSAEFKWRHLIEAVEEFGQGFTVFDRDLNLILCNNRFLEMLDFPPSLIHPGTVFADFMRYNAMRGEYGPGDVEALVAERVERARNFAPHCFERERPDGTVVEVRGTPLPGGGFVTTYTDITDRKRAERMLIHAKDKAEETARLKANFLATMSHEIRTPMNGVLGMLHLLTGSPLTPDQRDHLETAQSSARALLAIINDILDFSKLEAGQMKLEATKFDLHRLLEEMVALLKGAARDKGLTLSLRIADTVPRYQAGDPTRLRQVLTNLMGNAVKFTEKGDVAVSVEPEESDSSRLRFEVADTGIGIEPAAAPALFSEFVQADSSITRRFGGTGLGLSICKRLVEMMGGEIGFDSIPGEGTTFHFTLPLSAALPDQDSGAAEDAGPDLPPMAVLLAEDNPVNQKLTTTLLDRWGQRVTLARNGAEAIAAVARDHFDLVLMDVHMPGIDGLEATRRIRAMSGPVAKIPIIAMTADVMDGDAALCLDAGMDDYVAKPVEPTRLLAALHRAIRR from the coding sequence ATGCATCACGGGGCAGGGTCTGCGGAGTTCAAGTGGCGCCACCTCATCGAGGCGGTGGAAGAGTTCGGTCAAGGCTTTACCGTATTCGACCGCGACCTGAATCTGATCTTGTGCAACAACCGCTTCCTGGAAATGCTGGACTTCCCCCCCAGCCTGATTCACCCGGGCACGGTCTTCGCCGACTTCATGCGCTATAACGCCATGCGGGGCGAGTACGGCCCCGGCGACGTGGAGGCCCTGGTGGCCGAGCGGGTGGAGCGGGCCCGCAATTTCGCCCCCCATTGCTTCGAGCGCGAACGCCCCGACGGCACGGTGGTCGAAGTGCGCGGCACACCGCTTCCCGGTGGCGGCTTCGTCACCACCTACACCGACATCACCGACCGCAAGCGTGCCGAGCGCATGCTGATCCACGCCAAGGACAAGGCGGAGGAGACCGCCCGGCTCAAGGCCAACTTCCTGGCCACCATGAGCCACGAGATCCGCACGCCCATGAACGGGGTGCTGGGCATGCTGCACCTGCTGACCGGCTCGCCCCTGACGCCAGATCAGCGCGACCACCTGGAGACGGCCCAATCCTCGGCCCGCGCCCTGCTGGCCATCATCAACGACATCCTGGACTTCTCCAAGCTGGAGGCCGGGCAGATGAAGCTGGAGGCCACCAAATTCGACCTGCATCGCCTGCTGGAGGAGATGGTGGCGTTGCTGAAGGGGGCGGCGCGCGACAAGGGGCTGACGCTGAGCCTGCGCATCGCCGACACCGTGCCGCGCTATCAGGCGGGCGACCCGACCCGCCTGCGCCAGGTGCTGACCAATCTGATGGGCAACGCCGTCAAGTTTACCGAGAAGGGGGATGTGGCCGTCTCGGTCGAGCCGGAGGAATCCGACTCCTCCCGCCTGCGCTTCGAAGTGGCCGATACCGGCATCGGCATCGAACCCGCCGCCGCCCCCGCCCTGTTCTCCGAGTTCGTCCAGGCGGATTCCTCCATCACCCGGCGCTTTGGCGGCACCGGCCTGGGGCTGTCCATCTGTAAGAGGCTGGTGGAGATGATGGGGGGCGAGATCGGCTTCGACAGCATCCCCGGCGAAGGAACCACCTTCCATTTCACCCTACCGCTGAGCGCCGCCCTGCCCGACCAGGACTCAGGGGCGGCGGAGGATGCCGGCCCCGACCTGCCGCCCATGGCGGTTCTGCTGGCCGAGGACAACCCGGTCAACCAGAAGCTGACCACCACATTGCTGGATCGCTGGGGCCAAAGGGTCACCCTGGCCCGCAACGGTGCCGAAGCCATCGCCGCAGTGGCCCGCGATCATTTCGACCTGGTGCTGATGGACGTCCACATGCCCGGCATCGACGGTCTGGAGGCGACGCGGCGCATCCGGGCCATGAGCGGCCCGGTGGCCAAAATCCCCATCATCGCCATGACGGCCGACGTGATGGATGGCGATGCCGCCCTCTGCCTGGACGCCGGCATGGACGACTACGTGGCCAAGCCGGTGGAGCCCACCCGCCTGCTGGCGGCGCTGCACCGCGCCATCAGGCGCTGA
- a CDS encoding methyl-accepting chemotaxis protein, with amino-acid sequence MSFLDDMRIWAKIAIVPVVATIGLVIIAWVGMQGLAGQSRTLDEIAEVSFAKSVKIGDFTDVLQDAHSDLYRLLTWNAAGVEAAKVDKIEGAFADGLKKAKKQLGDYRSAFAVTAEEDALLKKIDAGLGVYKNATDQVVAMQKMDFTAAVSFMWTAQDSYQALMAETQAMVALEARMVEAARQSASQDAGTTRGLFIGITLGVLGLLALISFLLVRAIASAVGGMTGAMERLAQGDLGVVVPAIGRRDEIGAMAAAVQVFKDNAQRVKNLTDEQEALQRQAEAAKRQAMTDLAGEIETTVRGAVENASRAADSIRGEAEVLAANAETAISQTAQVAESSELANGNVETVAQAASRLVGSISEINRQVEESSRVASEAVAEAARTDETVKTLTVASGKIGEVVNLINDIASQTNLLALNATIEAARAGDAGKGFAVVANEVKNLANQTARATEEITGEITAMKAATEEAVRAIDGIVATIGRVNEALAAITGAVAEQGRATSEISDSVSQAADGTRTVSSGIGEVRRVADQVGNAAATVQVTTETLVGEFDRLQTQVDGLVVRLKSA; translated from the coding sequence ATGAGTTTTCTCGACGACATGAGGATTTGGGCCAAGATCGCCATTGTGCCGGTGGTGGCGACCATTGGACTTGTCATCATCGCCTGGGTCGGCATGCAGGGGCTGGCGGGGCAAAGCCGGACGCTGGATGAGATCGCCGAGGTCTCCTTCGCCAAGTCGGTGAAGATCGGTGACTTCACCGACGTTCTCCAGGATGCCCATTCCGACCTCTATCGCCTGCTGACCTGGAATGCCGCCGGCGTCGAGGCCGCCAAGGTGGACAAGATTGAAGGCGCCTTCGCCGATGGCCTGAAGAAGGCAAAGAAGCAACTGGGCGACTATCGTTCCGCCTTCGCGGTGACGGCCGAGGAAGATGCCCTTCTCAAGAAGATCGATGCCGGTCTCGGCGTCTATAAGAACGCCACCGATCAGGTGGTCGCCATGCAGAAGATGGACTTCACCGCCGCGGTGTCCTTCATGTGGACGGCCCAGGACAGCTATCAGGCCCTGATGGCCGAGACCCAGGCCATGGTCGCCCTGGAGGCCCGCATGGTCGAGGCCGCCCGCCAATCGGCCAGCCAGGATGCCGGCACCACCCGGGGGCTGTTCATCGGCATCACTCTCGGCGTCCTGGGCTTGCTGGCGCTCATTTCCTTTCTGCTGGTCCGGGCCATCGCCAGCGCGGTGGGCGGCATGACCGGCGCCATGGAACGTCTGGCCCAGGGCGATCTGGGCGTGGTGGTGCCGGCCATCGGCCGTCGGGACGAGATCGGCGCCATGGCGGCGGCCGTCCAGGTGTTCAAGGACAATGCCCAACGGGTGAAGAATCTCACTGACGAGCAGGAAGCCCTGCAGCGCCAGGCCGAGGCCGCCAAGCGCCAGGCCATGACCGATCTGGCCGGCGAGATCGAGACCACTGTGCGCGGCGCCGTCGAGAACGCCTCGCGGGCCGCCGATTCCATCCGGGGCGAGGCCGAGGTGCTGGCCGCCAATGCGGAAACCGCCATCAGCCAGACCGCCCAGGTGGCCGAATCCTCGGAATTGGCCAATGGCAATGTGGAAACCGTGGCCCAGGCGGCGTCGCGTCTGGTTGGCTCCATCAGCGAGATCAACCGGCAGGTCGAGGAATCGTCGCGGGTCGCCTCGGAAGCGGTGGCCGAGGCCGCCCGCACCGACGAGACCGTCAAGACCTTGACCGTCGCCTCGGGCAAGATCGGCGAGGTGGTCAACCTGATCAACGACATCGCGTCGCAGACCAATCTGCTGGCGCTGAACGCCACCATCGAGGCCGCCCGGGCCGGCGATGCCGGCAAGGGCTTCGCCGTGGTCGCCAACGAGGTCAAGAACCTGGCCAATCAGACGGCTCGGGCCACCGAGGAAATCACCGGCGAGATCACAGCCATGAAGGCGGCGACCGAAGAGGCCGTCCGGGCCATCGACGGTATCGTCGCCACCATCGGCCGGGTCAATGAGGCCCTGGCCGCCATCACCGGGGCGGTGGCCGAGCAGGGCCGCGCCACCAGCGAGATTTCGGATTCGGTCAGCCAGGCCGCCGATGGCACCCGCACGGTGTCGTCGGGCATCGGCGAGGTCCGACGGGTGGCCGATCAGGTGGGCAATGCCGCAGCCACCGTCCAGGTGACGACAGAAACCCTGGTGGGCGAGTTCGATCGCCTGCAAACCCAGGTGGACGGGCTGGTGGTCCGTCTGAAATCCGCATAA
- a CDS encoding ParA family protein, with translation MRPYIVAIFNQKGGISKTTTSTNLAVCLAAFGKSVVVIDLDSQGDSTKSLGIDPKTKQGIYDLFTNGAAVEDVMVDTMFEGVRVLPSTYSLAGIEIKLSEMQNSQRTLSNILSHTALDCDYVVIDCPPALGILPINALASAHGVIIPVTATPYANDGLLRTLPSIKYVQEGLNKNLLLQGVLFTINDKNKTTRKINELIRSRLGGTVYRTEIPRDTTVIEAATARLPVCVFAPKSPAAQAHLDFTEEFIGRHVAIAAKNNEAVTPHSPRDEAIGRLTRWRMGCAESAVATDDARLRQKTDQLDRMLYGDRTRMERWHLEVVHFFIENRLLLAAFLMVVLLGGLTLLGVGIEGARRLAGLLGFV, from the coding sequence ATGAGGCCGTATATTGTTGCCATCTTCAATCAGAAGGGGGGGATTTCCAAGACCACCACCAGCACCAATCTAGCGGTATGCTTGGCGGCGTTCGGAAAATCCGTGGTGGTCATCGACCTGGACTCTCAGGGCGATTCCACCAAGAGCCTGGGCATTGATCCCAAGACCAAGCAGGGCATCTACGATCTCTTCACCAACGGCGCCGCCGTCGAGGACGTCATGGTCGACACCATGTTCGAAGGCGTCCGGGTGCTGCCGTCGACCTACAGCCTGGCGGGGATCGAGATCAAGCTGTCGGAGATGCAGAACTCCCAGCGCACCCTGTCCAATATCTTGTCGCACACCGCGCTGGATTGTGACTATGTGGTCATCGATTGCCCGCCGGCCCTGGGAATTTTGCCCATCAATGCCTTGGCATCGGCGCACGGTGTGATCATCCCGGTGACCGCCACGCCCTACGCCAATGACGGTCTGCTGCGCACGCTGCCCTCCATCAAGTATGTGCAGGAGGGGCTGAACAAGAACCTGCTGCTGCAGGGCGTGCTGTTCACCATCAATGACAAGAACAAAACCACCCGCAAGATCAACGAGTTGATCCGCTCTCGCCTGGGCGGGACCGTCTATAGGACGGAGATTCCGCGCGACACCACGGTGATCGAGGCCGCCACGGCGCGGCTGCCGGTCTGCGTGTTCGCGCCCAAGTCGCCGGCGGCGCAGGCCCATTTGGACTTCACCGAGGAATTCATCGGCCGCCATGTGGCCATCGCCGCCAAGAACAACGAAGCGGTCACGCCGCATTCCCCCCGCGATGAAGCGATCGGGCGCCTGACCCGCTGGCGCATGGGGTGCGCGGAAAGTGCGGTGGCCACCGATGACGCCCGCCTGCGCCAGAAGACTGACCAGTTGGACCGCATGCTGTACGGCGACCGGACGCGCATGGAACGTTGGCATCTGGAAGTGGTGCATTTCTTCATCGAGAACCGGTTGTTGCTGGCGGCGTTCCTGATGGTGGTCCTGCTGGGCGGCCTTACCCTGCTGGGCGTGGGAATCGAGGGCGCGCGCCGATTGGCCGGGCTGCTCGGTTTTGTCTGA
- a CDS encoding chemotaxis protein CheW, whose protein sequence is MMAPSSGDISGVVVFRLAGGDFGLPVETVREVVPVAWLDHPPHLSAMVEGVLNLGGQAVPVLRLARLLGIEGGQYGLDASILVMRPRQDEGMLGLLVEHVDGVRDMGEFSIMGLAARQSFNDCLVDVLGRDGRVVNLLAWDRILLEQERSRLAEFQVRSQARLDELTAYGP, encoded by the coding sequence ATGATGGCCCCCAGTTCAGGCGATATTTCCGGTGTGGTGGTGTTCCGGTTGGCAGGGGGTGATTTCGGGCTGCCGGTGGAGACCGTGCGTGAAGTGGTGCCGGTTGCCTGGCTCGACCATCCCCCGCACCTGTCCGCCATGGTCGAGGGCGTGCTCAATCTTGGTGGGCAAGCCGTGCCGGTGCTGCGACTTGCTCGGCTGCTGGGGATCGAGGGGGGGCAATACGGTCTTGATGCCTCGATTCTGGTCATGCGCCCGCGCCAGGACGAAGGGATGCTGGGGCTGTTGGTCGAACACGTGGACGGTGTCCGGGATATGGGCGAGTTCAGCATCATGGGCCTTGCAGCCAGGCAGTCCTTCAACGATTGCCTGGTTGATGTTCTGGGACGGGACGGGCGGGTCGTGAATCTGCTGGCCTGGGATCGTATCCTGCTAGAGCAGGAGCGGTCGCGGCTGGCCGAGTTCCAGGTCCGCAGCCAGGCGCGGCTGGACGAATTGACGGCTTACGGACCATGA
- a CDS encoding GNAT family N-acetyltransferase, whose amino-acid sequence MTHQATTVHALNPATADGLEVRLAESRAEVAAAQRIRYRVFYEEMGAKPTLSMRALELDFDDYDRHCDHLLVLADGEVVGTYRLIRRKAAEAVGRFYSAGEFDISPFLAADGEILELGRSCVDARWRHRGTLQALWQGLAAYMVENDIRLLFGCGSLPGTDPAILAPQLAYLRDNHMAPPALRGRALDSAEKVDFSTIDVAWDARRVLASLPPLLKGYLRLGGVIGDGAVIDRPFNTTDVLVVVNAADIAGRYVKRFSA is encoded by the coding sequence ATGACCCACCAGGCAACGACGGTCCATGCCCTGAACCCGGCCACCGCTGACGGACTGGAGGTGCGTCTGGCGGAAAGCCGGGCGGAAGTCGCCGCCGCCCAGCGCATCCGCTACCGGGTGTTCTACGAGGAGATGGGGGCCAAGCCCACCCTCTCCATGCGGGCCCTGGAACTGGATTTCGACGATTACGACCGTCATTGCGATCATCTGCTGGTCCTGGCCGACGGCGAGGTGGTGGGAACCTATCGCCTGATCCGCCGCAAGGCCGCCGAGGCGGTGGGCCGGTTCTACTCGGCGGGCGAGTTCGACATCAGCCCGTTCCTGGCCGCCGATGGCGAGATCCTCGAACTGGGCCGCTCCTGCGTCGATGCCCGTTGGCGCCATCGCGGCACGCTCCAGGCCCTGTGGCAGGGGCTGGCCGCCTACATGGTCGAGAACGACATCCGCCTGCTGTTCGGTTGCGGCAGCCTGCCGGGCACCGATCCGGCGATCCTGGCGCCGCAACTGGCCTATCTGCGCGACAACCACATGGCGCCGCCGGCCCTGCGCGGCCGGGCGCTGGACAGTGCCGAGAAGGTGGACTTCTCCACCATCGACGTGGCCTGGGACGCCCGGCGCGTGCTGGCCTCGCTGCCCCCCCTGCTCAAGGGTTATCTGCGCCTGGGCGGGGTGATCGGCGATGGCGCGGTGATCGACCGGCCGTTCAACACCACCGACGTCCTGGTGGTGGTCAATGCCGCCGACATCGCCGGACGCTATGTGAAGCGCTTCAGCGCCTGA
- a CDS encoding cache domain-containing protein yields MRNFVKMAVLAAFASVGLSGAARAADECTAAQGLVDKAITHYKAAGQAKSYADFMDKGNKDWVNGELYVIVATMDGIFKAHAINPKLIDNPDLPKLKDVNGVMIIQEMIKAGKSGPAGAWAKYTWTHPETKKLAPKQTWVKASGDLLFMAGCYPAS; encoded by the coding sequence GTGAGGAATTTCGTGAAGATGGCGGTGTTGGCCGCTTTCGCCTCGGTTGGCCTGTCGGGCGCGGCGCGCGCCGCCGACGAGTGTACCGCCGCCCAGGGGCTGGTCGACAAGGCGATCACCCACTACAAGGCCGCCGGTCAGGCGAAGTCCTACGCGGACTTCATGGATAAGGGCAACAAGGACTGGGTCAACGGCGAACTCTACGTCATCGTCGCGACCATGGATGGCATTTTCAAGGCCCATGCTATCAATCCCAAGCTGATCGACAATCCGGACCTGCCCAAGCTCAAGGACGTCAACGGCGTGATGATCATTCAGGAAATGATCAAGGCCGGCAAGTCCGGCCCGGCGGGCGCCTGGGCAAAATACACCTGGACCCATCCGGAAACCAAGAAGCTGGCACCCAAGCAGACCTGGGTGAAGGCCAGCGGCGACTTGCTGTTCATGGCCGGATGCTATCCGGCATCCTGA